Proteins from a single region of Runella sp. SP2:
- a CDS encoding DUF4129 domain-containing protein, whose product MFLKRLCFVLLFLGLGLLANAQEGDKSTPKDTVSLPAALDNATMTPRLPSDKRLDDFRASRDYNYERHAPPPDNPLARIWNWLSQKISDFLSSSAYENFWQYVFLVGIAGVVIWLLYKAEFIGGMFAKKSEEELVYNRITENIHELDFANLIEEAIAARNYRLATRLYYLNTLKQLTDKKFIHWQPTKTNRSYVEELQETKFKKDFEQLTYQFEYVWYGEFGVSESQFLRLKEEFQAFSTRL is encoded by the coding sequence ATGTTTCTAAAAAGACTTTGTTTTGTTCTGTTGTTCTTGGGGCTTGGTTTGTTGGCAAATGCCCAAGAAGGGGACAAATCCACGCCAAAAGACACGGTTAGCTTACCTGCGGCGCTGGACAATGCCACGATGACGCCTCGTTTGCCTTCTGACAAGCGCCTCGACGATTTCCGTGCTAGTCGCGATTATAATTATGAACGCCACGCCCCCCCGCCCGATAATCCGCTCGCCCGTATTTGGAATTGGTTGAGCCAAAAAATTAGTGATTTTTTAAGTAGTAGTGCCTACGAAAACTTTTGGCAGTACGTATTTTTGGTGGGTATTGCAGGGGTGGTGATATGGCTATTGTACAAAGCTGAATTTATTGGTGGAATGTTTGCCAAAAAATCGGAGGAAGAGCTGGTCTATAATCGTATCACTGAAAATATTCATGAATTGGATTTTGCCAATTTGATTGAAGAAGCAATCGCTGCCCGAAATTATCGTCTCGCAACTCGGCTCTACTACCTTAACACACTCAAGCAATTGACCGATAAAAAGTTCATACATTGGCAGCCAACTAAAACCAACCGTAGTTACGTAGAAGAATTGCAAGAAACGAAATTTAAAAAGGATTTTGAGCAACTTACGTACCAGTTTGAGTACGTTTGGTATGGTGAATTTGGCGTGTCCGAATCTCAATTTTTACGCTTGAAAGAGGAATTTCAAGCATTTTCAACCCGACTCTAA
- a CDS encoding c-type cytochrome: MKRFTKMLVVAGAFLAVSTAANAQVKIPADIEALLTKNTCLACHKVDQRLVGPGYKEVMAKKKYKPEQIVELIANPKPANWPGYPPMAPLNVPKDEAMKIAKWIASLGKK, translated from the coding sequence ATGAAACGATTCACAAAAATGTTAGTAGTAGCGGGAGCTTTTTTAGCAGTATCGACTGCGGCAAACGCGCAAGTTAAAATCCCCGCAGATATTGAAGCTTTATTGACTAAAAATACGTGTTTGGCTTGCCACAAAGTCGATCAGCGATTGGTAGGCCCAGGCTACAAAGAAGTAATGGCGAAGAAAAAATATAAGCCAGAGCAAATCGTAGAGTTGATTGCTAACCCAAAACCAGCTAACTGGCCAGGGTATCCTCCAATGGCGCCACTTAATGTACCAAAGGACGAAGCTATGAAAATTGCTAAGTGGATTGCGTCTTTGGGTAAGAAATAA
- a CDS encoding MFS transporter, whose translation MPPHNFRWRIVFLLFLITTINYVDRNVLSFSMLDDAFRKEMLGVPLSYTLTQADLDTFKIQYGWVDTAFKLAYALGFIMIGWLIDRLGTRKGLSFAIGLWSLAGVATAYVGSFRSLLGARFALGIGEAGNFPSSIKSIAEWFPKKERAFATGLFNAGTNVGIILTAALIPWMTLKYGWRMSFMTTGVLGFVVLVFWWLNYQKPEDHPKVSTRELRYIKQDNQPEEIEGRITWWRLLRFRQTWALIVGKLMADPIWWFYLTWLPDFFNSSEALTQRLDLQNIGFPFMVIYIISDGGSIFFGWLSSRLMKMGWSLNRARKTTMLLCALCVVPIFFAAQTQNVYIATVLIAIAAAGHLGWSANVYTIASDLYPKSAVAMVTGIGGFSGAVGGALLAAVIGPIRVQWGYLPLFLLASFTYLIALLFIHLLIPKMKPVEM comes from the coding sequence ATGCCTCCCCATAACTTCCGTTGGCGGATAGTGTTTCTTCTTTTCTTAATTACGACAATCAACTACGTTGACCGAAATGTTTTATCATTTTCGATGCTCGACGATGCGTTTCGTAAGGAAATGTTAGGGGTGCCGCTTTCATATACTCTCACTCAAGCTGATTTAGACACATTCAAGATTCAATACGGCTGGGTTGATACAGCCTTTAAGTTGGCTTATGCGCTGGGTTTTATTATGATTGGCTGGCTCATCGACCGCCTTGGAACCCGCAAGGGTTTGTCATTTGCCATTGGTTTGTGGAGCTTGGCGGGTGTAGCTACCGCTTACGTAGGCAGTTTTCGGAGTTTGTTGGGCGCGCGTTTTGCACTTGGGATTGGAGAAGCGGGAAATTTTCCTTCGAGCATCAAGTCGATTGCTGAGTGGTTCCCCAAAAAAGAACGGGCGTTTGCTACTGGTTTATTTAATGCAGGAACCAACGTTGGGATTATTCTAACAGCTGCCCTAATTCCGTGGATGACCCTCAAGTACGGTTGGAGAATGTCGTTCATGACAACAGGGGTTTTAGGTTTTGTGGTGTTGGTATTTTGGTGGCTCAATTATCAAAAACCCGAAGACCATCCTAAGGTATCGACGCGAGAATTGAGATACATCAAACAAGATAACCAGCCCGAAGAAATAGAAGGTAGGATCACATGGTGGAGATTGTTACGCTTTCGTCAAACCTGGGCATTGATTGTCGGGAAGTTGATGGCAGATCCTATTTGGTGGTTTTATCTGACGTGGTTGCCCGACTTTTTCAATTCCAGTGAAGCACTCACCCAGCGCCTTGATTTACAGAATATTGGCTTTCCTTTTATGGTTATTTATATTATTTCGGACGGAGGGAGCATATTTTTTGGATGGCTTTCATCAAGACTAATGAAAATGGGTTGGTCACTGAACCGTGCCCGCAAAACGACGATGCTCTTGTGTGCGCTTTGTGTCGTTCCGATTTTCTTTGCTGCCCAAACCCAAAATGTCTATATCGCAACTGTCTTGATAGCGATTGCCGCAGCGGGGCATTTAGGGTGGTCGGCCAATGTCTATACAATTGCCTCAGACCTCTACCCCAAAAGCGCGGTGGCGATGGTAACGGGGATTGGTGGGTTTTCGGGGGCGGTAGGCGGCGCACTTTTAGCGGCTGTAATCGGGCCAATACGCGTTCAATGGGGCTATTTACCATTATTTTTACTGGCGAGTTTTACGTATTTGATAGCGTTGCTCTTTATTCATTTGTTGATTCCTAAAATGAAACCCGTTGAGATGTAA
- a CDS encoding regulatory protein RecX has protein sequence MTERQKQALVKAAAFCAYQERSTKEVKQRLHELEITDDEMEPILQELIAQNYLNEERFARAFARGKFRVKKWGRLKIRQEMKLRGLSNDLIQKGLTEIDGDEYEAVLQDLLIKKARTLKGEPTATKQKLVRFALSRGFESDIVWELLKMMNTEGSDL, from the coding sequence ATGACTGAACGCCAAAAACAAGCCCTCGTCAAAGCCGCTGCATTTTGTGCTTACCAAGAACGGAGTACCAAAGAAGTAAAACAACGGCTGCACGAGCTCGAAATCACTGATGATGAGATGGAACCCATTCTTCAAGAATTGATTGCCCAAAATTACCTCAACGAAGAACGGTTTGCGCGGGCTTTTGCCAGGGGAAAATTTCGGGTAAAAAAATGGGGGCGCTTGAAAATTCGTCAAGAAATGAAGCTTCGTGGCTTGTCGAATGATTTGATTCAAAAGGGGCTTACCGAAATAGATGGCGACGAATACGAGGCCGTTTTGCAAGATTTACTCATCAAAAAAGCACGTACCCTCAAAGGCGAGCCAACTGCGACCAAACAAAAATTGGTGCGTTTTGCCCTCAGTCGAGGTTTTGAAAGCGATATTGTTTGGGAATTATTGAAAATGATGAATACCGAAGGAAGCGACTTGTGA
- a CDS encoding type II toxin-antitoxin system RelE/ParE family toxin, translating into MELTVELSERARRDIEQIADYLAKTWSERSKIEFLLTLTDQMKLISKMPYLYKVSQKQANIRECVMNKHVVFYYRVLDTSIEIITICNTRQKPEEF; encoded by the coding sequence ATGGAATTAACCGTTGAGCTTTCAGAACGCGCCCGCAGAGACATAGAACAAATTGCTGATTATTTAGCAAAAACCTGGTCAGAACGCAGCAAAATAGAATTTTTGTTGACGTTAACCGATCAGATGAAACTTATCAGCAAAATGCCCTACCTCTATAAAGTTTCTCAAAAACAAGCTAACATACGCGAATGTGTGATGAACAAGCACGTCGTATTTTACTATCGTGTGCTTGATACAAGCATCGAAATCATCACAATTTGCAATACTCGTCAAAAACCTGAAGAGTTTTAA
- the argH gene encoding argininosuccinate lyase translates to MKLWQKETTSISEKIEKFTVGRDREMDLYLAPYDVQGNIAHATMLESVGLLTSDELKVLSEELKAIYQNIQAGKFEIEEGVEDVHSQVELMLTRKLGDVGKKIHSGRSRNDQVLVDMKLFTRSRLEEVALASKKLFDLLIKRSNQHKNDLLPGYTHLQIAMPSSFGLWFGAYAEALVDDMSMIQTAYKLANKNPLGSGAGYGSSFPLNRTMTTELLGFETLHYNVVYAQMSRGKTEQTALTAIAALSATLSRLAMDVCLYNSQNFAFVTLPDDLTTGSSIMPHKKNPDVAELLRAKTNRLKALPTELTMVMSNLPSGYHRDMQLLKELLMPAFEEILDCLDITHFMLEHLQVKLNLLADTKYDLLFSVERVNELVVQGVPFRDAYRQVGKEINENTYHASRDLKHTHEGSIGNLCNDQIVGLMENEMHRFGFEKVHGAVEKLLK, encoded by the coding sequence ATGAAACTCTGGCAAAAAGAAACGACTTCCATCTCCGAAAAAATTGAGAAATTCACCGTCGGGCGTGACCGTGAAATGGACTTGTATTTGGCTCCTTACGATGTGCAAGGAAATATCGCACACGCCACCATGCTCGAAAGCGTAGGGCTTCTTACGAGTGATGAGTTAAAAGTGCTGAGTGAAGAGTTGAAAGCTATTTACCAAAATATTCAAGCAGGGAAGTTTGAGATTGAGGAGGGCGTTGAGGACGTTCACTCGCAAGTGGAGTTAATGCTTACGCGCAAATTGGGTGATGTTGGCAAAAAAATCCACAGCGGTCGCTCACGCAATGACCAAGTGTTGGTGGACATGAAGCTCTTTACGCGCAGTCGGTTAGAGGAAGTAGCGTTGGCTTCTAAAAAACTGTTCGATTTGCTCATCAAACGCTCAAATCAGCACAAAAATGACCTTTTGCCAGGCTATACGCACCTCCAAATCGCGATGCCATCGTCATTTGGCTTGTGGTTTGGTGCTTATGCCGAAGCATTGGTAGATGACATGAGCATGATTCAAACGGCTTATAAGTTAGCCAATAAAAATCCGCTTGGTTCGGGGGCGGGCTACGGTTCTTCGTTTCCATTAAACCGTACGATGACCACCGAATTACTAGGTTTTGAAACCTTGCATTACAACGTTGTCTATGCCCAAATGTCACGTGGGAAAACCGAACAAACGGCTCTGACGGCTATTGCGGCGTTGTCGGCGACCTTGTCGCGATTGGCAATGGACGTGTGCCTCTACAATAGCCAAAACTTTGCGTTTGTCACTCTTCCTGACGATTTGACTACGGGGAGCAGCATCATGCCGCACAAAAAGAACCCCGACGTAGCAGAGCTATTACGGGCTAAAACCAACCGTTTGAAGGCGTTGCCAACTGAACTCACGATGGTTATGAGCAATTTGCCATCGGGCTATCACCGCGATATGCAGTTGTTGAAGGAACTGTTGATGCCTGCCTTTGAAGAAATCTTGGATTGTTTGGACATCACGCATTTTATGTTGGAACATTTGCAAGTAAAACTGAATCTGTTGGCCGATACTAAATACGACTTGTTGTTTAGTGTAGAACGGGTCAACGAATTGGTGGTTCAAGGAGTGCCTTTCCGCGATGCGTACCGCCAAGTGGGCAAAGAAATCAATGAAAATACCTACCACGCTTCCCGCGACCTCAAACACACTCACGAAGGAAGCATTGGAAATCTATGCAATGATCAAATTGTAGGCTTGATGGAAAACGAAATGCACCGATTTGGGTTTGAAAAAGTGCACGGAGCCGTGGAGAAGTTGTTGAAATAA
- a CDS encoding M1 family metallopeptidase, with the protein MRKIFFIISLFYGSLAWAQAPTMPNYHANDRFEQLGTALPTPNTYRTASGAPGKDYWQQRADYDIKVELDEANNKIIGTETITYFNQSPDALPYVWIQLDQNLFAKNSPGPITRTGDLGNQTTMTSLSTITDMNYSNADYGYNIQSVKDAKTGKPLRYTINQTMMRIDLPQPLLPKQSYSFSIDWNYRIVEVAKGGRRTGFEVFKDGNNVYEIAQFYPRLCVYDDVTGWQHKQYYSQGEFALSFGNFKLAITVPDDHVLGATGELQNAAQVLTPTQLKNYEKAKTSDKVVVIASQEEREKAEKGKPSGKKTWIFKADNVRDVAFATSRKYIWDGKMQEVAGKKVLCMSFYPKEGNPLWGKYSTEVVAHTVKTYSKFSVDYPYPVAISCHGPIGGMEYPMLSFNGGRPEADGTYSEATKYGMIGVIIHEVGHNFFPMIVNNDERQWMWMDEGLNTFVQYLTEKEWDKDYPTRRGEPQMIVDYMKQDPKNLVPIMTMSDNLINAGASAYAKPATALNILRETVMGRELFDYAFKEYSRRWAFKSPTPADLFRTLEDASGVDLDWFWKGWFYGVEPVDQDLVEVEWFALDTQNPEITKASAKKEAEDKRNTVARQRDKDFIKESVVEKNPDMKDFYNSYDPYKVTDADKKKYETYLASLTPDERKLVESGLNFYTLKVKNKGGLPMPVIVKMQFEDGTDSVARFPAEIWRLNDQQVSKVITTKKKVVQWTLDPFREIADIDEESNSFPRQPTKPTRFQLFKGGGFQRGSNPMREAQQSQQPKAGQQGGAKN; encoded by the coding sequence ATGAGAAAAATTTTCTTCATCATCTCACTATTTTATGGTAGCCTAGCGTGGGCACAAGCACCCACCATGCCTAACTACCACGCCAATGACCGTTTCGAACAATTGGGAACGGCCCTGCCTACGCCCAATACTTACCGAACGGCTTCTGGAGCACCAGGCAAGGACTATTGGCAACAGCGTGCCGATTATGACATCAAGGTGGAATTGGACGAAGCCAATAATAAAATCATTGGTACCGAAACCATTACGTATTTCAACCAATCGCCCGACGCGCTACCTTACGTGTGGATTCAGTTGGACCAAAATTTGTTTGCCAAAAATTCCCCTGGGCCGATTACAAGAACAGGGGATTTAGGAAATCAAACAACGATGACGAGCCTTTCGACCATTACCGATATGAATTACTCGAATGCGGACTATGGTTACAATATTCAGTCGGTCAAAGATGCAAAAACGGGGAAACCGCTTCGCTATACCATTAACCAAACCATGATGCGGATTGATTTGCCGCAGCCGCTTTTGCCTAAACAAAGCTATTCATTTTCTATTGATTGGAATTACCGCATCGTTGAGGTTGCCAAAGGTGGACGCCGAACAGGTTTTGAGGTTTTCAAAGATGGTAATAACGTCTATGAAATTGCGCAGTTTTATCCTCGCCTTTGTGTGTATGACGATGTAACGGGCTGGCAACATAAGCAATATTACAGCCAAGGAGAGTTCGCATTGTCGTTCGGAAACTTCAAATTGGCCATTACTGTACCCGATGACCACGTTTTGGGAGCAACGGGTGAGTTGCAAAACGCTGCACAAGTGTTGACGCCTACGCAATTGAAAAACTACGAAAAAGCTAAGACTTCAGACAAAGTAGTGGTGATTGCTTCGCAAGAAGAGCGTGAAAAAGCTGAAAAAGGCAAACCTTCGGGCAAAAAAACGTGGATTTTCAAGGCCGATAACGTGCGGGACGTAGCCTTTGCTACTTCACGTAAATACATTTGGGATGGCAAAATGCAAGAAGTAGCGGGTAAAAAAGTTTTGTGCATGTCGTTTTATCCAAAAGAAGGAAATCCACTTTGGGGTAAATATTCGACCGAAGTCGTGGCACATACTGTTAAAACGTATTCGAAGTTCTCGGTAGATTATCCCTATCCCGTAGCGATTTCGTGCCATGGTCCCATCGGAGGGATGGAATATCCCATGCTTTCTTTCAATGGCGGTCGTCCTGAAGCAGATGGTACGTACTCGGAAGCAACCAAATATGGCATGATTGGGGTGATTATTCACGAAGTAGGTCACAATTTCTTCCCGATGATTGTCAACAACGACGAACGTCAATGGATGTGGATGGACGAAGGGTTGAATACCTTTGTGCAATATTTGACCGAAAAAGAGTGGGACAAAGACTATCCAACGCGCCGTGGTGAGCCTCAGATGATTGTGGATTACATGAAGCAAGATCCTAAAAACTTGGTGCCAATCATGACCATGTCCGATAACCTCATCAATGCAGGGGCAAGTGCCTACGCAAAGCCAGCTACCGCCCTCAACATTTTGCGCGAAACGGTCATGGGGCGAGAGTTGTTTGACTACGCTTTCAAAGAATACAGCCGTCGTTGGGCGTTTAAGTCGCCTACGCCTGCCGATTTGTTCCGTACTTTGGAAGATGCTTCGGGTGTGGATTTAGATTGGTTTTGGAAAGGTTGGTTCTATGGCGTAGAGCCCGTTGACCAAGATTTGGTAGAAGTAGAATGGTTTGCCCTAGACACGCAAAACCCTGAAATTACCAAAGCAAGCGCCAAAAAAGAAGCGGAAGACAAGCGTAATACTGTTGCTCGTCAGCGAGATAAAGACTTCATCAAAGAGTCGGTAGTGGAGAAAAATCCTGACATGAAGGATTTCTACAACTCGTATGACCCCTATAAAGTGACGGACGCCGATAAGAAAAAATACGAAACTTATTTGGCAAGCTTAACACCCGATGAGCGTAAATTGGTCGAATCAGGTTTGAATTTCTATACCTTGAAAGTAAAAAACAAAGGTGGTTTGCCAATGCCAGTGATTGTGAAAATGCAATTTGAAGACGGTACGGATTCGGTAGCGCGCTTCCCAGCGGAAATCTGGCGCTTGAACGACCAACAAGTGTCGAAAGTTATAACCACCAAGAAAAAAGTGGTTCAGTGGACATTAGACCCATTCCGTGAAATTGCCGACATCGACGAAGAAAGCAACAGTTTCCCTCGTCAGCCTACGAAACCAACGCGTTTCCAATTGTTCAAAGGCGGCGGTTTTCAGCGTGGCAGCAACCCAATGCGCGAAGCCCAGCAAAGCCAACAGCCAAAAGCAGGGCAACAGGGCGGGGCAAAGAATTAG
- a CDS encoding chorismate mutase translates to MGATLDILPMSSWVDTGGKPLVIAGPCSAETEDQVRDTVRQIKAEGYANVIRAGVWKPRTRPGSFEGMGEAALPWLVDAKQETGLPIAVEVATPQHIELALKYGVDILWVGARTTVNPFNVQDLADALQGVDVPVLIKNPVNPDLALWIGAFERINRAGIKKLGAIHRGFSNAQETKYRNSPMWNIAIELKTMFPELPMIGDPSHMAGKRAYLFELAQRALDLNYDGLIIESHRDPDKAWSDASQQLTPQALGEMLHELHIRKAEYGTDYQGQLENLRSKLDNLDRELLEILGTRMSLVEQLGEYKRDNNVAVLQMDRWRQLRKNRADLGKQLNLYPDFVEELFELIHMASIRKQTEVMNNVPSA, encoded by the coding sequence ATGGGTGCCACCTTAGACATTTTACCGATGAGCTCGTGGGTTGATACGGGAGGAAAGCCGCTCGTCATCGCAGGACCATGTAGTGCCGAAACAGAAGACCAAGTGCGCGATACCGTTCGTCAAATCAAAGCAGAAGGATATGCCAACGTAATCAGAGCGGGGGTATGGAAACCTCGTACTCGTCCAGGCAGCTTTGAAGGAATGGGTGAAGCAGCGTTGCCTTGGTTGGTAGATGCTAAACAAGAAACTGGATTGCCTATTGCCGTTGAAGTAGCAACGCCTCAGCACATTGAGCTTGCACTCAAATACGGCGTCGATATTTTGTGGGTAGGTGCTCGTACCACCGTTAACCCATTCAACGTTCAAGACCTGGCCGATGCGCTTCAAGGAGTGGATGTGCCTGTACTTATCAAAAACCCAGTAAACCCTGACCTAGCGTTGTGGATTGGTGCGTTTGAGCGTATCAACCGTGCTGGTATCAAGAAACTGGGGGCGATTCACCGTGGTTTTTCAAATGCGCAAGAAACAAAATATCGTAACTCACCCATGTGGAACATTGCCATCGAACTCAAAACGATGTTCCCTGAGCTTCCGATGATTGGCGACCCAAGCCACATGGCAGGTAAGCGTGCGTATTTGTTTGAGTTGGCACAACGTGCATTAGACTTGAACTACGATGGTTTGATTATTGAATCTCACCGTGACCCAGACAAAGCATGGTCGGATGCCTCTCAGCAATTGACTCCGCAGGCGTTGGGCGAAATGCTTCACGAGTTGCACATTCGTAAAGCAGAATACGGTACTGACTACCAAGGCCAATTGGAAAACCTTCGTAGTAAGCTTGATAACCTTGACCGCGAATTGCTCGAAATTTTGGGCACTCGTATGTCGTTGGTGGAGCAATTGGGCGAATACAAGCGTGATAACAACGTTGCAGTTCTTCAAATGGATCGTTGGAGACAACTTCGTAAAAACCGCGCTGATTTAGGTAAACAGCTCAATTTGTACCCAGATTTCGTGGAAGAGTTGTTTGAGTTGATTCACATGGCTTCCATTCGTAAGCAAACAGAAGTGATGAACAACGTTCCTAGCGCTTAA